One genomic region from Stackebrandtia nassauensis DSM 44728 encodes:
- a CDS encoding FmdB family zinc ribbon protein, whose amino-acid sequence MPRYEYRCRTCAATFEESRPMSRSGEPATCPAGHEDSVKLLSTVALSGGAAPAAPSGGGGCCGGGCCG is encoded by the coding sequence ATGCCACGGTACGAATACCGCTGCCGGACCTGCGCGGCGACCTTTGAGGAATCCCGGCCGATGAGCCGGTCGGGTGAACCGGCCACCTGTCCGGCGGGACACGAGGACAGTGTCAAATTGTTGTCCACTGTGGCTCTTTCCGGTGGCGCCGCACCGGCCGCGCCCTCCGGCGGCGGCGGTTGTTGCGGCGGGGGCTGCTGCGGTTAA
- a CDS encoding chitinase, producing the protein MPPKRLALAVPALILGLVVALTASPAQARQPAPEPDTRAVAIKTAPYIDITRPSPTLPEVAAATGQKYFTLAFVLGSHAGCAPAWGGTIDLDEPSIINQINQLRGMGGDVIIASGGALGPYLEHSCGSATALYDAYVKVLNATGSNHLDVDVEASIPHSMVNQALKRLVDERGTTISYTLRVQGQDYGLDPYSVQILQDAKAKGLRPIVNPMLMNFGYSGDWGQAMISAAQAVIGQMNQIWTGGGNAVYLGITPMIGRNDTGMTTTQSHARALLSWARSNSIAFIGFWSIGRDNGRCSGGGVRPDCSGISQSTYEFTNIFKGFG; encoded by the coding sequence ATGCCGCCCAAGCGCCTGGCGCTCGCGGTCCCGGCCCTGATTCTGGGACTCGTCGTCGCCCTGACCGCTTCGCCCGCCCAAGCCCGCCAGCCAGCGCCCGAACCCGACACCCGCGCCGTCGCGATCAAGACGGCGCCCTATATCGACATCACCCGGCCGTCGCCGACTTTGCCCGAGGTCGCCGCCGCCACCGGCCAGAAGTACTTCACCCTCGCGTTCGTCCTGGGCTCGCACGCCGGTTGCGCGCCCGCCTGGGGCGGCACCATCGACCTCGACGAACCCAGCATCATCAACCAGATCAACCAGCTGCGCGGCATGGGCGGCGACGTCATCATCGCCTCCGGCGGCGCGCTGGGCCCGTACCTGGAGCACTCCTGCGGCAGCGCCACGGCGTTGTACGACGCCTACGTCAAGGTGCTCAACGCGACCGGCTCCAACCATCTGGACGTCGACGTCGAGGCGTCGATCCCGCACTCGATGGTCAACCAGGCGCTGAAGCGGCTGGTCGACGAACGCGGCACCACGATCAGCTACACGCTGCGGGTGCAAGGCCAGGACTACGGCCTGGACCCGTATTCGGTGCAGATCCTCCAAGACGCGAAGGCCAAGGGGCTGCGTCCGATCGTCAACCCGATGCTGATGAACTTCGGCTATTCGGGTGACTGGGGTCAGGCCATGATCTCGGCGGCGCAGGCGGTGATCGGGCAGATGAACCAGATCTGGACCGGCGGCGGCAACGCCGTCTACCTGGGCATCACGCCGATGATCGGCCGCAACGACACCGGCATGACCACGACCCAGTCGCACGCCCGGGCGCTGCTGTCGTGGGCGAGGTCGAACAGCATCGCGTTCATCGGCTTCTGGTCGATCGGCCGTGACAACGGCCGCTGCTCCGGCGGCGGGGTGCGGCCCGACTGCAGCGGCATCAGCCAGTCCACCTACGAGTTCACGAACATCTTCAAGGGCTTCGGCTAG
- a CDS encoding FAD-dependent oxidoreductase, whose protein sequence is MTAGYPHLLAPLELGGTRLRNRVVMGSMHTGLEDKARDLPKLAAYFAERAKGGTGLMITGGFAPNKVGRLAPFGSDLTSTRAADAHRVVTDAVHAEGGAIALQILHSGRYGYHPFTVSASNRKAPINPFKPKRLSAAGVEKQIDAFVRCAKLARRAGYDGVEIMGSEGYFINQFLARRTNDRDDAWGGDHKRRMRLPVEIVGRVREAVGDDFLVIYRTSMLELVEDGQTFDEIVELAQAVEGAGASILSAGIGWHEAKIPTIITSVPRAAFAWAAKRLRPHVGIPIVASNRINTPELAERLLAEGVCDLVSMARPLLADPQFVAKAQRGAAAEINTCIACNQACLDHAFANKPVSCLVNPRAARETLDAYTPKPIATRKRVAVVGAGPAGLAAATTLADRGHGVELFEAADVIGGQFNLAKRIPGKQDFADTIRYFERQLERLGVTVHLSTPVTAARLIEAGFDEVVLATGVNPREIALPATGAPTVLSYVDVLANGRAVGDRVAIVGAGGIGFDVAQFLTEPAPVEAPDADANPELGADWLAEWGVTEAADAPGGLAAPAPQSSKRQVYLLQRKQTRVGAGLGKTSGWAHRLTLKRRGVEMIPSVTYNKVDDEGLHLTVGDEPRVLDVDTVVICAGQEPRRDLHDELVASGIPTHLIGGADVAAELDAKRAIDQATRLAVGL, encoded by the coding sequence ATGACAGCCGGTTACCCGCACCTGTTGGCCCCGCTGGAGCTGGGTGGCACCCGGCTGCGCAACCGGGTCGTCATGGGCTCGATGCACACCGGCCTGGAGGACAAGGCCAGGGACCTGCCGAAGCTGGCGGCCTACTTCGCCGAGCGCGCCAAGGGCGGCACCGGCCTGATGATCACCGGCGGTTTCGCGCCCAACAAGGTGGGACGGCTGGCGCCGTTCGGCTCCGACCTCACCTCCACCCGCGCCGCCGACGCCCACCGGGTCGTCACCGACGCCGTGCACGCCGAGGGCGGGGCGATCGCGTTGCAGATCCTGCACTCGGGTCGCTACGGCTACCACCCCTTCACCGTGTCGGCCTCCAACCGCAAGGCCCCCATCAACCCGTTCAAGCCCAAGCGGCTCAGCGCCGCCGGGGTGGAGAAGCAGATCGACGCGTTCGTCCGCTGCGCGAAACTGGCGCGCCGCGCCGGATACGACGGCGTCGAGATCATGGGCTCGGAGGGCTACTTCATCAACCAGTTCCTGGCCCGGCGCACCAACGACCGCGACGACGCCTGGGGCGGCGACCACAAGCGCCGGATGCGGCTGCCGGTCGAGATCGTCGGGCGGGTGCGCGAGGCCGTCGGCGACGACTTCCTGGTCATCTACCGCACCTCGATGCTGGAGCTGGTCGAGGACGGCCAGACCTTCGACGAGATCGTCGAACTGGCCCAGGCCGTCGAGGGCGCCGGGGCGTCGATCCTCAGCGCCGGGATCGGCTGGCACGAGGCCAAGATCCCCACGATCATCACATCGGTGCCGCGCGCCGCGTTCGCGTGGGCGGCCAAGCGACTGCGGCCCCACGTCGGCATCCCGATCGTGGCGTCCAACCGGATCAACACCCCCGAACTGGCCGAGCGGCTGCTGGCCGAGGGCGTGTGCGACCTGGTGTCGATGGCGCGGCCGCTGCTGGCCGACCCGCAGTTCGTGGCCAAGGCGCAGCGGGGCGCCGCTGCGGAGATCAACACCTGCATCGCCTGCAACCAGGCCTGTCTGGACCACGCCTTCGCCAACAAGCCGGTCAGCTGCCTGGTGAATCCGCGCGCGGCCCGCGAGACCCTGGACGCGTACACGCCCAAGCCGATCGCGACCCGCAAACGCGTCGCGGTGGTGGGCGCCGGACCCGCGGGGCTGGCCGCCGCCACGACCCTGGCCGACCGGGGCCACGGCGTGGAGCTGTTCGAGGCGGCCGACGTCATCGGCGGCCAGTTCAACCTCGCCAAACGCATCCCCGGCAAGCAGGACTTCGCCGACACCATCCGCTACTTCGAGCGGCAGCTGGAGCGGCTGGGGGTCACGGTCCACCTGTCGACGCCGGTGACGGCGGCCCGGCTGATCGAGGCGGGCTTCGACGAGGTGGTGCTGGCCACCGGCGTGAACCCGCGCGAGATCGCGCTGCCCGCGACCGGCGCTCCCACGGTGCTGTCCTATGTCGACGTGCTGGCGAACGGCCGCGCGGTCGGCGACCGGGTCGCGATCGTGGGTGCGGGCGGGATCGGCTTCGACGTGGCCCAGTTCCTCACCGAACCGGCCCCGGTCGAGGCCCCCGACGCCGACGCGAACCCGGAACTGGGGGCGGACTGGCTGGCCGAGTGGGGCGTCACCGAGGCGGCCGACGCTCCCGGCGGCCTCGCCGCCCCGGCGCCGCAGTCGTCGAAGCGCCAGGTGTACCTGTTGCAGCGCAAGCAGACCCGCGTGGGCGCCGGGCTGGGCAAGACCTCGGGCTGGGCGCATCGGCTGACACTGAAGCGGCGCGGCGTCGAGATGATCCCGTCGGTCACGTACAACAAAGTGGACGACGAGGGCCTGCATCTGACCGTGGGTGACGAGCCCCGCGTCCTCGACGTCGACACGGTGGTCATCTGCGCGGGCCAGGAACCCCGCCGCGACCTCCACGACGAGCTGGTCGCGTCCGGAATCCCGACCCACCTCATCGGCGGAGCCGACGTCGCGGCCGAGCTCGACGCCAAGCGCGCCATAGACCAGGCCACCCGACTCGCCGTGGGCCTGTAG
- a CDS encoding serine/threonine-protein kinase, which yields MRIGDLLGERYRLDEFVDGGAMGEVWRATDTRLNRTVAVKVLHASLSGSRAFRRRFESEARSAAALRAPGVVNVYDFGEDDSGDGNSKSFLVMEFVDGRPLSAIIADKGRMSPGDVMALTAKVATALDAAHRAGVIHRDIKPGNILLTEDGTVKVVDFGIARAQGEAGLTSTGQVMGTVAYVSPEQLYDEELTGASDIYSLGVVAYECLSGRKPFNADAPAAVIRAQLHETPPPLPASVPNVVSEVVMKCLAKDASERWESGAALSKHCRQLAAMLPQGDSTEEMSAADLDDDDVTVRVAAPGRSAVSGTRALPSASRDDDSTILIGRGKPGTAATGADTGRNRKKLAAIVAVALLGLLVLTGAVWGMWGGDGDDGRGSADKTSKSESTEKSKSEEESSEDTWENTGDYTGEPSSSGSPSDSESPSSQSPSKTPTKSPSQSPSQSDDNDTSSGDDKDRILELKGS from the coding sequence GTGCGCATCGGTGATTTGCTGGGAGAACGCTACCGTCTCGACGAGTTCGTCGACGGCGGTGCCATGGGTGAGGTGTGGCGGGCCACCGACACCCGTCTCAACCGCACCGTGGCCGTCAAGGTGCTGCACGCCTCGCTGTCGGGTTCACGGGCGTTTCGCAGACGGTTCGAGTCCGAGGCCCGTTCGGCGGCGGCGTTGCGCGCCCCGGGCGTCGTCAACGTCTACGACTTCGGCGAGGACGACTCCGGCGACGGGAACTCGAAGTCCTTTCTGGTCATGGAGTTCGTCGACGGACGTCCACTGTCGGCCATCATCGCCGACAAGGGACGGATGTCGCCCGGCGACGTGATGGCGCTGACCGCGAAGGTCGCCACCGCCCTCGACGCCGCGCACCGCGCCGGGGTGATCCACCGCGACATCAAGCCCGGCAACATCCTGCTCACCGAGGACGGCACCGTCAAGGTCGTCGACTTCGGCATCGCCCGCGCACAGGGCGAGGCCGGACTGACCAGCACCGGCCAGGTGATGGGCACCGTCGCCTACGTGTCACCCGAGCAGCTGTACGACGAGGAGCTGACCGGCGCCTCCGACATCTACTCGCTGGGCGTGGTGGCCTACGAGTGCCTGTCGGGACGCAAGCCCTTCAACGCCGACGCGCCCGCCGCGGTGATCCGGGCCCAGCTGCACGAGACGCCGCCGCCGCTTCCGGCCAGCGTCCCCAATGTCGTGTCCGAAGTGGTCATGAAGTGCCTGGCCAAGGACGCCTCGGAGCGCTGGGAGTCCGGCGCCGCGCTGTCCAAGCACTGCCGCCAGCTGGCCGCGATGCTGCCGCAGGGCGACTCCACCGAGGAGATGTCGGCCGCCGACCTCGACGACGACGATGTCACCGTGCGGGTGGCCGCCCCGGGCCGCTCGGCGGTGTCGGGAACCCGCGCGCTGCCCAGCGCCTCCCGCGACGACGACTCCACCATCCTGATCGGACGCGGCAAGCCCGGTACCGCCGCGACCGGCGCGGACACCGGACGCAACCGCAAGAAACTGGCCGCGATCGTGGCCGTGGCGCTTTTGGGCCTGTTGGTGCTGACCGGCGCCGTGTGGGGCATGTGGGGCGGCGACGGTGACGACGGCCGGGGCAGTGCCGACAAGACCTCCAAGTCCGAGAGCACCGAGAAGTCCAAGTCGGAGGAGGAGTCGAGCGAGGATACGTGGGAGAACACCGGTGACTACACCGGCGAGCCGTCCTCGTCGGGATCGCCGAGCGATTCGGAGTCGCCGAGTTCGCAGTCGCCGAGCAAGACTCCGACCAAGTCTCCTTCGCAGTCACCATCGCAGTCGGACGACAACGACACCTCCTCGGGCGACGACAAAGACCGCATCCTGGAATTAAAAGGGTCTTAG